From the genome of Bombus vancouverensis nearcticus chromosome 4, iyBomVanc1_principal, whole genome shotgun sequence:
TATATATAAACCTACCATATATGGAACTTCAATAAATTTTGCTTGCAGCGTTGGTATGTTACCATTACTGTATTGAGACTTATTGAACATTGTTGGTATAAGTCTTGTTTGAGTTTTTGTCacatgaaatattttatccTTTGTATTCTTTGTATCAAATGTTTTAAGCCAACTACCATTAAAATAGATTGCATTTATTAGTACTAATTTTGTATCCTCACCAAAATCATCTACGCAAAACATACTGattattatatgtaattattttattattgtaatcaatactaataaatataattcacCTGAAGATACAAGatcggatattttattatttgttttctctttaacccaactattaattttctcAGCTGCATCAACATTACTTCTAAAATCTATTTTTGAAATCTCAGATTGATAAAATTCCTTTCCTATTGTTAAAAATTCCTCCAGTAATTCAAATCCATCTTGAACGTACATTGAGTTTGCAATGTACAATTTAATATTTCCCAAGTCCTTATAAATATACAAGATATTAATTGTGTTTGTAAtcactttttttaaataattatgatcATCTTACATTTAACTGAATTATTAAAGATTTATACCCTTCTTGTATCAAATCTTTATTATAGTGACAAAGAGTCTTAGTCAATTCATTTAAGGTTGTAGATTCAGCGCCGTGAGAAAGATGAGACAATATCATATGTATACTTAATGgtgaattaattatattttctacaCTGGTAGAAGATAATTcctaaaataaattcaataattataatatcaacaaaatatgtttaatataaACCCTTACTCACCTTATAAAAATCTCTTGTGAAATCATTACAAGATGTAGACAAATCTTCATTTATATTATCTTTGCTATCTGCAGGCAATTGTGCCATTGTAATTAtgatgtaaatatttaatactGAAAGGTAAAgatgatttttattaaaattttaaaatattttgaatagatcaataattacatatacacaaatataataatattttgtaacatgtaataaatgatcacctgaatatattataaagaatgacattatttttgtacaatattaATACTGTAAAgagtttaatattatttaaaaataatagttGTTATTATAAAGATTCAGTGATAACGTCAACATGTTTAATATTGTTCTGATTATTTTCTTTTCCCTGCAGTTTCCACTGCATAATACTGGAATTAATGCTTCAAAAACAAAACTTTCAAATACATAAAGCGAATAAAGATGTTTTTATTTCTGATACGTAGAAATACCAGAAACAAAATGACTATTAAAAGGGGTTAAGTCTAATCAGCGTCAAGTGTAAAAAAAGATATGGTGTAACTACCTGTCAAAAAATAAAACAGCTGTTTGTTATGCTATGGAAGAGAACAGCGCGCGATTTTACTTgattttaaaacaaattttttaaacgaaCAAGTTGTCACGTCAGCTTTACGGTATGGCGACTGCAAATTTCCGTAAACACTAAATCTACGTTAGCGAACGAAGTGGTAATCAATTTTTctcaaaaatattatataaaaaattgatgTATCAGTACGCGAATATACGATACTTTTTATGCAAAATTACTTTTATGACttattatgtacataatataaaaGAACATACTGTAAATGTTTTCAGAGATTATTTAAATGCAAGTATATTTAAGGTAATGTTTAGGAAGCTATATAATTTGAGCACCACCGATAGAAATAATTGCTTTCGATGAGTCATAAAGATATCAGAAGAAAAAATGTTGTTTTTTTCAGCGAAGTAAATTCATATATTACgcgtaaataataatttttaaggtCACACTTCGTGTAATACAATTGATCTCATATAAAACGTGACAGTTGGCTCAGATTAATAGTTGAATAAAATCAATCAGAATTTTCAACTCGTGCAAAATTGTGATTCAAAACACATACAAAAAGATTTATTCGATAGTTAATGGATTTATGAATAGGAAACATTGCTGAGTTTATCCACGATCTGAATTTGTAAAATCATTTATAGCATCCAtggatgtaaataatataaacaatttaataacaTAAATACCAAACTTGGATAATTAAGTTACTAAAATTTAAAAACTAAAGCTTTTAAGAACTATATAAGAACTAACATTTTCaaagtaaattaattaaagcaGTGATCAAAATATCAGTATAGATGggagaggaagaaaaatattcaattctaataaacataataaatacATGTATAACGGGTAAGAGTTTTATATGCATTCTTTACTTTTTAAGatttattaaaaacataaataatatttcttttgaaagttttgatatctttttaataacttttcggatttacaattttctataagtgttttaatatttatcaattttattttttagaaaCCAATGTTTATAATAGAGtatacatattaatttattaattattcctCCCACAGGTGCACTGATAGTTTTACACTTTTAGGGTTAGATATCCTGCATAAATCCATAGTAATCTTTGCCtagaattatatacataattagAGTTAATGGTCATAAtacacgtatgtacatatgtatatttctatataacATCAACAGTATACC
Proteins encoded in this window:
- the LOC117156531 gene encoding leukocyte elastase inhibitor isoform X2, coding for MAQLPADSKDNINEDLSTSCNDFTRDFYKELSSTSVENIINSPLSIHMILSHLSHGAESTTLNELTKTLCHYNKDLIQEGYKSLIIQLNDLGNIKLYIANSMYVQDGFELLEEFLTIGKEFYQSEISKIDFRSNVDAAEKINSWVKEKTNNKISDLVSSDDFGEDTKLVLINAIYFNGSWLKTFDTKNTKDKIFHVTKTQTRLIPTMFNKSQYSNGNIPTLQAKFIEVPYMNTDIVMIIILPNEIDGLSNLQTNFSWEILANAPRSYSEIELYLPKFKIEFTVDLKNILSKLGLSTMFKRSANFSRISNTPLIVDKILHKAIIEVNEAGTEAAAATDVQMRLRRMAHFKEPEQFIVDRPFMFIIEYKPKNIPLFIGNIRDIQIAPQKDEL
- the LOC117156531 gene encoding leukocyte elastase inhibitor isoform X1 — protein: MSFFIIYSVLNIYIIITMAQLPADSKDNINEDLSTSCNDFTRDFYKELSSTSVENIINSPLSIHMILSHLSHGAESTTLNELTKTLCHYNKDLIQEGYKSLIIQLNDLGNIKLYIANSMYVQDGFELLEEFLTIGKEFYQSEISKIDFRSNVDAAEKINSWVKEKTNNKISDLVSSDDFGEDTKLVLINAIYFNGSWLKTFDTKNTKDKIFHVTKTQTRLIPTMFNKSQYSNGNIPTLQAKFIEVPYMNTDIVMIIILPNEIDGLSNLQTNFSWEILANAPRSYSEIELYLPKFKIEFTVDLKNILSKLGLSTMFKRSANFSRISNTPLIVDKILHKAIIEVNEAGTEAAAATDVQMRLRRMAHFKEPEQFIVDRPFMFIIEYKPKNIPLFIGNIRDIQIAPQKDEL